In Methanonatronarchaeum sp. AMET-Sl, one genomic interval encodes:
- a CDS encoding DUF99 family protein: protein MNIKGEIRVLGVDDGPYQKNKNQKTIVVGTVFRGGSWIDGVTRTDIKIDGLDATQKISQMTLNSRHHDQIRVIFLDGITYGGMNTVDIEQLHQKTNKPVIVASRKKPNFKEIKKAIQNLPNPETRWKHIKKAGKPQKVKTTPNPKEKPIHIQYKGIDKKSAIKLTKHTSTKSRIPEPIRVAHLIATGISTGDSHGGA from the coding sequence ATGAATATAAAAGGAGAAATCCGAGTCCTCGGGGTCGATGACGGCCCCTACCAAAAAAACAAAAACCAAAAAACAATAGTCGTGGGAACCGTTTTCCGCGGTGGCTCATGGATCGATGGCGTAACAAGAACAGACATAAAAATCGATGGATTAGACGCCACCCAGAAAATAAGCCAAATGACCCTAAACTCCAGACACCACGACCAAATAAGAGTCATTTTTTTAGATGGAATAACCTACGGCGGAATGAACACCGTAGACATAGAACAACTACACCAAAAAACAAACAAACCAGTGATTGTAGCATCCAGAAAAAAACCAAACTTCAAAGAAATAAAAAAAGCAATACAAAACCTACCAAACCCAGAAACACGATGGAAACACATTAAAAAAGCAGGAAAACCCCAAAAAGTAAAAACAACACCAAACCCCAAAGAAAAACCAATCCACATCCAATACAAAGGAATCGACAAAAAATCAGCAATAAAACTAACCAAACACACATCAACCAAAAGCAGAATCCCAGAACCAATAAGAGTCGCCCACCTAATAGCAACAGGAATATCCACAGGAGACTCACACGGAGGAGCCTAA
- a CDS encoding DNA-directed RNA polymerase subunit L gives MELDILEETDREIKISLIGQDHTIANLMKSIFLKDPRVEIASYNIDHPTLSDPVLHIKVKEGEKLYETINDIIENTINEFKDIEKQFSKT, from the coding sequence ATGGAATTAGACATACTTGAAGAAACCGATAGAGAAATCAAGATATCACTAATAGGCCAAGACCACACAATCGCAAACCTAATGAAATCAATTTTCCTAAAAGACCCAAGAGTTGAAATAGCCTCATACAACATAGACCACCCAACACTAAGCGACCCAGTACTCCACATAAAAGTAAAAGAAGGAGAAAAACTTTACGAAACAATCAACGACATCATAGAAAACACAATAAACGAATTCAAAGACATAGAAAAACAGTTTTCTAAAACATAA
- a CDS encoding exosome complex RNA-binding protein Csl4 produces MINDNFTTPGEFIGTSEEFTGKEGTYEKNGNVYSSLTGIVRVNEEDRSVWVEPKTSIPPVPEKGDEIIGRVRDVKDSIVLINIASLVGSEDREIAVNEVGAIHVSNVSDDYVKNLENKFRTGDIVRAKIIVEKPGAIDLTTNEPQLGVLSAKCTKCNGYLKKTDNGKLKCRSCGAVETRKISSLFGKEIK; encoded by the coding sequence ATGATTAATGATAATTTTACAACCCCAGGTGAGTTCATCGGCACATCCGAGGAATTCACTGGGAAAGAAGGAACATATGAAAAAAACGGTAATGTATACTCCTCACTGACCGGTATAGTCCGAGTCAACGAGGAAGATAGGTCTGTATGGGTAGAGCCAAAAACATCCATCCCACCAGTCCCTGAAAAAGGCGATGAAATAATCGGTAGAGTGAGAGACGTAAAAGATTCAATAGTCCTCATCAACATCGCCAGTCTTGTAGGAAGCGAAGACAGAGAGATAGCTGTAAACGAAGTAGGAGCTATACACGTATCAAACGTAAGCGATGACTACGTAAAAAACCTTGAAAACAAATTCAGAACCGGAGACATAGTTAGAGCCAAAATAATAGTTGAAAAACCCGGTGCAATAGACCTCACCACAAACGAACCACAACTAGGGGTCTTAAGCGCCAAATGCACAAAATGCAATGGATACCTAAAGAAAACCGATAATGGAAAACTTAAATGCCGTAGCTGTGGAGCAGTAGAAACCAGAAAAATATCCTCACTCTTCGGTAAGGAGATTAAATAA
- a CDS encoding METTL5 family protein — translation MNKKQLEIKLTTLNGFKNPDPKLEQYQTPPGIVASIVHLAYMQGNIKNQKVIDLGCGTGAFAIAAKLMDAEKVVGVDIDPKAIEIAKQNSEKLNVDVEWIQKDVSEFKGYSDTVLQNPPFGAQSKGSDRPFIKTALNTAKTTYSIHNQGTRDFVEKYVREHGGQIVEMTTILFPIGRTFNFHKKKQKPVKVNLYKFIRDS, via the coding sequence ATGAACAAAAAACAACTTGAGATAAAACTAACAACACTAAATGGCTTCAAAAACCCTGACCCAAAGTTAGAACAATACCAAACCCCCCCTGGCATAGTAGCATCGATAGTACATCTCGCATACATGCAAGGCAACATAAAAAACCAGAAAGTAATAGACCTTGGATGTGGAACCGGTGCATTCGCAATTGCTGCAAAACTAATGGATGCAGAAAAAGTAGTTGGAGTCGATATCGACCCAAAAGCAATAGAGATCGCCAAACAAAACAGCGAGAAACTAAACGTAGATGTAGAGTGGATACAAAAAGATGTCTCAGAGTTTAAGGGATATAGCGACACAGTATTACAAAACCCACCTTTTGGAGCACAATCCAAAGGAAGCGACAGACCATTCATAAAAACAGCATTAAACACCGCAAAAACAACCTACTCAATCCACAACCAAGGAACCAGAGATTTTGTCGAAAAATATGTTAGAGAACATGGTGGACAGATTGTTGAGATGACAACCATCTTATTCCCAATAGGGAGAACATTTAACTTTCATAAAAAGAAACAGAAACCTGTTAAGGTTAATCTTTATAAATTTATTAGAGACAGTTGA
- the dph2 gene encoding diphthamide biosynthesis enzyme Dph2, which translates to MTHKIPIDKITEKIREKNPELVSIQMPEGLKRKAQKISNTIETKTDTHVLISGDPCYGACDLEDWELKKLGVDLIIHLGHSEIPLNTEIDVVYFDIPMEIEIDRLIEKAIDKIGSGDIGLITTVQHHHLLPEIKKKLPKQKINPVIGEGDKAIANPGQVLGCNFSATEIDVDKYLFIGTGNFHPTGIAYSTNKPVIIIDPERQEIREIENTDLFIKKRYATIAKAQKASSFGVILSTKTGQTRKKLALKIKERLKKEGYKASVVTMEEVSPNRLLQLGYDAYINTGCPRITYDDHKKYKQPILTPTEHEILVGDRDWSNLEFDEIRRQ; encoded by the coding sequence ATGACCCATAAAATACCGATCGACAAAATCACCGAAAAAATCCGGGAAAAAAACCCAGAACTCGTCTCAATACAAATGCCAGAAGGACTCAAAAGAAAAGCACAGAAAATCAGCAATACAATCGAAACAAAAACAGATACACACGTATTGATATCAGGCGACCCCTGCTATGGAGCATGCGACCTCGAGGATTGGGAACTAAAAAAACTCGGGGTCGACCTAATAATACATTTAGGCCACTCAGAGATACCACTAAACACAGAAATAGACGTAGTATACTTCGACATACCAATGGAGATAGAGATCGATAGATTAATAGAAAAAGCAATAGACAAAATAGGTTCTGGAGATATTGGATTAATAACAACAGTCCAACACCACCACCTACTCCCAGAAATCAAGAAAAAACTACCTAAACAAAAAATAAACCCAGTGATCGGTGAAGGCGATAAAGCAATCGCCAACCCAGGCCAAGTATTAGGATGTAATTTCTCAGCAACCGAAATAGACGTAGACAAATACCTATTTATAGGTACAGGAAACTTCCATCCAACAGGAATAGCATACTCAACAAACAAACCAGTCATCATAATCGATCCAGAAAGACAGGAAATAAGAGAAATAGAAAACACAGATCTTTTCATAAAAAAAAGATACGCCACAATAGCAAAAGCCCAAAAAGCCAGTTCTTTCGGAGTGATACTCTCAACAAAAACAGGTCAAACAAGAAAAAAACTAGCCCTAAAAATTAAAGAAAGATTAAAAAAAGAAGGATACAAAGCATCTGTAGTAACAATGGAGGAAGTATCCCCAAACCGATTACTACAACTCGGATACGACGCATACATAAACACAGGTTGCCCCCGAATCACATACGACGACCACAAAAAATATAAACAACCAATCCTAACCCCAACAGAACATGAAATATTGGTTGGCGACAGAGATTGGAGCAACCTCGAATTCGATGAAATAAGAAGACAGTGA
- the ppsA gene encoding phosphoenolpyruvate synthase gives MLIIAWIDEVDNTDIELVGGKGASLGEMKQAELPVPDAFVVTAETFRRFIVDSGIDKKIFQILDETNVDNSDELQKASEKIKEIIIQTETPNDIRKKVNEAYKEISEKAEGKNEFVAIRSSATAEDLPDASFAGQQETFLNIRGEEKVMKKIKECWASLYTARAIFYREKQDFEHSKVNIAVVVQRMVNAEKAGVIFTSHPTTGENEVIIEAGWGLGEGVVSGSVSPDHYIVDKNGFKVKKKDISTKRTMFDRDPETGETRHIEVPEDMQNKPTLTDEEITELAKMGEGVEIHYETPQDVEWAIEDNEIYMLQSRPITTITDEKIPENKASTGKIILEGLGASPGVGAGTVKIVKNLDELDKVKEGDILVTSMTTPDMVPAMKKASAIVTDEGGLTCHAAIVSRELSTPAVVGANGASKTLKDGQEVTVDGEKGKIYKGKIKEQKTQKTQEKTVKTVTNTVTATDIKVNVSIPEAAERAAQTGADGVGLLRIEHLVLGLNRHPQSYAEKGEEELFVKELENGIRKVADEFYPKPVWIRTLDAPTDEFRSLEGGDREPQEHNPMLGFRGIRRDLQYQEIFRMQIKAIKKLYEKGYTNLGLMLPLIQHPKEVAKAKEMMKNQELDIEKIDFGIMVETPAAALIIEDIIKEDIDFVSFGTNDLTQYTLAVDRNNEIVSNIYDERHPAVLKLIKRVIEKCNEADVKTSICGQAGSYPDIVGQLVRMGISSVSANIDSVEEIRQTVAKKEKQILLDSVRK, from the coding sequence ATATTGATTATAGCTTGGATAGATGAAGTAGACAACACAGATATAGAGCTTGTAGGCGGAAAAGGAGCGAGTCTGGGAGAGATGAAACAAGCAGAACTCCCAGTCCCAGATGCATTCGTAGTGACAGCAGAAACATTCCGTAGATTCATAGTCGACAGCGGAATAGACAAAAAAATATTCCAGATACTAGACGAAACAAACGTCGATAACTCAGATGAACTACAGAAAGCAAGCGAAAAAATCAAAGAAATAATAATACAAACAGAAACACCCAACGACATAAGAAAAAAAGTAAATGAAGCCTACAAAGAAATATCAGAAAAAGCTGAAGGAAAGAATGAATTCGTAGCAATAAGATCATCAGCAACAGCAGAAGACCTACCAGACGCAAGCTTCGCCGGACAACAAGAAACATTCCTCAACATCAGAGGCGAAGAAAAAGTAATGAAAAAAATAAAAGAATGCTGGGCATCCCTATACACCGCTAGAGCTATTTTCTATAGAGAAAAACAAGACTTCGAACACTCAAAAGTAAATATAGCAGTAGTAGTCCAAAGAATGGTCAACGCAGAAAAAGCAGGAGTCATATTCACCTCACACCCAACAACAGGAGAAAACGAAGTAATAATAGAAGCAGGATGGGGATTAGGAGAAGGAGTAGTATCAGGATCAGTCTCACCCGACCACTACATCGTAGACAAAAATGGATTCAAAGTTAAGAAAAAAGACATATCCACAAAAAGAACCATGTTCGACCGAGACCCCGAAACCGGAGAAACAAGACACATAGAAGTCCCAGAAGACATGCAAAACAAACCAACACTAACAGATGAAGAAATAACCGAACTAGCCAAAATGGGAGAAGGAGTAGAAATACACTACGAAACACCTCAGGACGTAGAGTGGGCAATAGAAGACAACGAAATATACATGCTCCAATCAAGACCTATAACAACAATAACAGACGAAAAAATACCAGAAAACAAAGCATCTACAGGAAAAATAATATTAGAAGGCCTTGGAGCATCTCCAGGAGTCGGAGCTGGAACAGTAAAAATAGTTAAAAACCTAGATGAACTGGACAAAGTGAAAGAAGGAGACATACTCGTAACATCAATGACAACCCCAGATATGGTTCCAGCAATGAAAAAAGCATCAGCAATCGTAACAGATGAAGGAGGTCTAACATGTCACGCAGCAATTGTCTCAAGAGAACTAAGCACACCAGCAGTAGTAGGAGCAAACGGAGCAAGCAAGACATTGAAAGATGGTCAGGAAGTAACCGTCGATGGTGAAAAAGGAAAGATATACAAAGGCAAAATCAAGGAACAAAAAACACAGAAAACCCAAGAAAAAACTGTTAAAACAGTAACCAACACAGTAACCGCAACAGACATAAAAGTAAACGTCTCAATCCCAGAAGCAGCTGAACGTGCAGCCCAAACAGGAGCAGATGGAGTCGGCCTACTAAGAATAGAACACCTAGTACTAGGACTAAACCGACATCCACAGTCATATGCAGAGAAAGGAGAAGAAGAACTATTCGTAAAAGAACTGGAAAATGGAATAAGAAAAGTAGCCGACGAATTCTATCCAAAACCAGTTTGGATCCGTACACTGGACGCACCAACAGATGAATTCCGAAGCCTAGAAGGCGGAGATAGAGAACCTCAAGAACACAACCCAATGCTAGGATTCAGAGGAATACGAAGAGACCTCCAATACCAAGAAATATTCAGAATGCAGATAAAAGCAATCAAAAAACTCTACGAAAAAGGATATACCAACCTTGGATTAATGCTACCATTAATACAACACCCAAAAGAAGTAGCAAAAGCCAAAGAAATGATGAAAAACCAAGAACTCGATATAGAAAAAATAGACTTCGGAATTATGGTAGAAACACCAGCAGCTGCATTAATAATAGAAGACATAATCAAAGAAGACATCGATTTCGTAAGCTTTGGAACAAACGACCTAACCCAATACACATTAGCAGTTGACAGAAACAACGAAATAGTATCCAATATCTATGACGAAAGACATCCAGCAGTACTCAAACTAATTAAAAGAGTAATAGAGAAATGCAATGAAGCCGACGTAAAAACCTCAATCTGTGGACAAGCAGGAAGCTATCCAGACATAGTAGGCCAGTTAGTAAGAATGGGCATATCAAGCGTTTCAGCAAACATCGACTCAGTCGAAGAAATACGACAAACAGTAGCCAAAAAAGAAAAACAAATATTGTTAGACTCTGTCCGGAAATAA
- a CDS encoding helix-turn-helix transcriptional regulator, with the protein MSVEVKDDSVFLPDWAKKYAQEVAGSILLSGSPGSMVKKYRAKTALTQSQVSNITGVSRETVSRIENDKLDPSYRFIRSFTGIIVLSRAVKCYFAKSERMGSKIDLPYLERIAMELDVNRDHFEEIAVSSLDSYDKKKKEVLKSLEV; encoded by the coding sequence ATGTCAGTTGAAGTTAAAGATGACAGCGTTTTCCTTCCAGACTGGGCAAAAAAATACGCCCAAGAAGTAGCCGGATCAATCCTGCTCTCTGGCAGTCCAGGTAGTATGGTGAAAAAATATAGAGCAAAAACAGCCTTGACACAAAGCCAGGTGAGCAATATAACCGGAGTATCAAGAGAAACGGTGTCAAGAATAGAAAACGACAAACTTGATCCATCCTACAGATTCATCAGGTCATTTACAGGAATAATAGTGCTATCCAGAGCAGTAAAATGCTATTTCGCAAAAAGCGAAAGAATGGGAAGTAAAATCGATCTTCCCTACCTAGAAAGAATCGCCATGGAGCTCGATGTAAACAGAGACCACTTTGAGGAAATAGCTGTGTCATCACTTGACAGTTACGATAAAAAGAAGAAAGAAGTTCTGAAATCCCTGGAGGTATGA
- a CDS encoding ribbon-helix-helix domain-containing protein encodes MKPKMGHKRITIRMNNYLIEQIDKQIEQNKFTNRSEVIRTATQEFITRQQIKNEKPKQNK; translated from the coding sequence GTGAAACCAAAAATGGGCCACAAAAGAATAACAATAAGAATGAACAACTACCTAATAGAACAAATCGACAAACAAATCGAACAAAACAAATTCACAAACAGAAGCGAAGTAATAAGAACAGCAACACAAGAATTCATAACCAGACAACAAATAAAAAACGAAAAACCAAAACAAAACAAATAA
- a CDS encoding M48 family metalloprotease yields the protein MLGYKIKDIKENTRLNELFQYYKIKKPKLIISPNKTLNARSIFFLKSYILINKGLLQELEKEEIFAVILHEIGHSKTKTLSLILTLLTLIYATIITTTTYLLITNIPNPTITTLTITTLAITRIILPKTITKISQKIEYNCDKYAAQKLRQNKTWLISALKKIQNKTNQQTDKRTTTLYYILFHPFSTHPTFQKRIQRIQKE from the coding sequence ATGCTTGGATATAAAATCAAAGACATCAAAGAAAACACACGATTAAACGAACTATTCCAATACTACAAAATTAAAAAACCAAAACTAATCATATCACCAAACAAAACACTCAACGCAAGATCAATATTCTTTCTAAAATCATACATCCTAATAAACAAAGGACTACTACAAGAACTAGAAAAAGAAGAAATATTCGCAGTAATACTCCACGAAATAGGCCACTCAAAAACAAAAACACTCTCCCTAATATTAACACTACTAACCCTAATCTACGCAACAATAATCACAACAACAACATACCTACTAATAACAAACATCCCAAACCCAACAATAACAACACTCACAATAACAACACTAGCAATAACCAGAATAATACTACCAAAAACAATAACCAAAATATCCCAAAAAATCGAATACAACTGCGACAAATATGCAGCACAAAAACTGAGACAAAACAAAACCTGGCTAATATCTGCACTTAAAAAAATACAAAACAAAACAAACCAACAAACAGACAAGAGGACAACAACACTATACTACATACTCTTCCACCCATTCTCAACCCACCCAACATTCCAAAAAAGAATACAAAGAATACAAAAAGAATGA
- a CDS encoding class II aldolase/adducin family protein, whose protein sequence is MNIVSQIIDKTSNLESGCFFPGYSGNISNCSEGYLLITSSGSNISKLSKKDFVFFRCSEQSFQLKRRGGGQEPSSESPLHIKTYQKTGPGFIVHSHPEYSVVISQKRDSLKLRSEGARDLIGKEIEIIPEITAGSIDLAEEVSNYLKNNEVALVRNHGLFVKSINIERACKLTELVERNAKQIYLESVIDS, encoded by the coding sequence ATGAATATAGTTTCCCAAATAATAGATAAAACCAGTAATCTAGAAAGCGGTTGTTTCTTCCCTGGCTACAGTGGAAATATAAGTAATTGTAGTGAAGGCTATCTACTAATAACCTCCTCAGGCTCCAATATCTCAAAATTATCAAAAAAAGATTTTGTTTTCTTCAGGTGTTCAGAACAAAGTTTCCAGTTGAAACGAAGGGGTGGGGGTCAAGAACCATCCAGTGAGTCTCCTCTTCACATAAAAACATATCAAAAAACTGGACCCGGTTTCATAGTTCATTCCCATCCTGAATACTCAGTTGTAATATCACAAAAAAGAGATTCTCTAAAGTTGAGGAGTGAAGGAGCAAGAGACTTAATTGGAAAAGAAATAGAGATTATTCCAGAAATTACTGCAGGCTCAATTGATTTGGCTGAAGAAGTATCTAATTATCTAAAGAATAATGAAGTGGCCCTTGTTAGGAACCATGGATTGTTTGTAAAATCAATAAATATAGAGAGGGCTTGTAAATTGACTGAATTGGTTGAAAGGAATGCAAAACAAATTTATTTAGAGTCAGTTATCGACAGTTAA
- a CDS encoding UPF0147 family protein gives MSQDNKEEIERCFNVLDKIINDNSIPKNIRRAAKNAKTEMQGDEDLTVRATNAISELNEVNEDPNIPVHARTEIWNAISILEGLTVDN, from the coding sequence ATGAGCCAAGATAACAAAGAAGAAATTGAAAGATGTTTTAACGTTCTTGATAAAATAATAAATGATAATTCAATTCCTAAAAATATTAGAAGAGCTGCAAAAAACGCTAAAACAGAGATGCAGGGGGATGAAGACCTAACAGTTCGAGCAACAAACGCAATATCTGAATTAAATGAAGTGAACGAAGATCCAAACATACCTGTTCACGCTAGAACTGAAATATGGAATGCAATCTCAATTCTTGAGGGATTAACTGTCGATAACTGA
- the purQ gene encoding phosphoribosylformylglycinamidine synthase subunit PurQ: MSRIAIIKFPGSNCDLDVKKVYEEILGANVELIWFKEELEKDYDGIILPGGFSYGDYLRAGAIAARTPIMQSIKKYAENGGHVIGICNGFQMLTEVGLLPGTLMINKYPKFRCQTTHLKIENQDSVFTSNYNENKVLKIPIAHKEGNYYANEKTLKQVEENNQIALKYSDKNGNTNQKSNPNGSKENIAGLLNEEKNVLGLMPHPERASKKTLGSNDGLKILKSIL; the protein is encoded by the coding sequence ATGTCAAGAATAGCGATAATAAAGTTCCCTGGGTCAAACTGTGACCTCGATGTTAAAAAAGTGTATGAAGAGATACTTGGAGCTAATGTTGAATTAATTTGGTTTAAAGAAGAACTTGAAAAAGATTATGACGGAATAATATTGCCCGGTGGTTTTTCTTATGGAGATTACCTTAGGGCAGGGGCGATAGCAGCAAGAACACCAATTATGCAGTCAATTAAAAAATATGCAGAAAATGGAGGCCATGTTATCGGAATATGCAATGGATTCCAGATGTTAACAGAGGTTGGATTACTTCCAGGTACTTTAATGATAAACAAATACCCTAAATTCAGGTGTCAAACAACCCACCTAAAAATAGAGAACCAAGACTCTGTGTTTACATCAAATTACAATGAAAACAAAGTTCTTAAAATCCCAATAGCCCATAAAGAAGGAAATTATTACGCAAATGAAAAAACATTAAAACAGGTTGAAGAAAACAACCAGATTGCATTAAAATATTCAGATAAAAACGGCAACACAAACCAAAAATCAAATCCAAATGGATCTAAGGAAAACATCGCCGGTTTGTTAAACGAAGAAAAAAACGTCTTAGGTTTAATGCCCCATCCTGAAAGAGCATCGAAAAAAACATTAGGTTCTAACGATGGTTTGAAAATACTAAAATCAATACTATGA
- the purS gene encoding phosphoribosylformylglycinamidine synthase subunit PurS, whose product MTYEVTVDIKLKDGMLDPEGDTIKRSLNLLGYNEVNEAMVGKKIYLEIEGGSRDEVIENVDEMCQRLLANPVIHNYEIRVD is encoded by the coding sequence ATAACCTACGAAGTTACTGTAGACATAAAACTTAAAGATGGAATGCTTGACCCTGAAGGAGACACAATTAAGAGATCATTGAATCTACTTGGCTATAATGAAGTTAATGAAGCTATGGTGGGTAAGAAAATATATCTTGAAATCGAAGGCGGTTCTAGGGATGAAGTAATTGAAAATGTTGATGAGATGTGTCAAAGATTACTGGCAAACCCAGTAATACATAACTACGAAATAAGGGTGGATTGA
- a CDS encoding ASKHA domain-containing protein, which produces MKIKFEPDGKTIKIEEGKTILDAADKAGIDIKSDCGGKGTCGKCIIKIEEGMDSLSPLISEEKEDLCTEEIEEGYRYACAAKIKNTKTEIKASIPSKSRRDKQVILEEGLEVDVELNPTITKYQVKPDKPSLEDDLSDFERLKKIIKKEYNIETNHISINTLRKLPKKLRNDLGRFKTKFTITLNKDKIIKIEDGHQEEYYGVAFDIGTTTVVAYLIDMMTGDIIDTASEMNPQIKYGEDVMTRVTITFNEKNGMQKMQEAIIDGVNRLISKLCKDNNIKQEEILEITVVGNTGMHHIFAGIHSEFISKSPYVQGLRDSVNLTPNETGVNIYEDGNIHVMPTVSGWMGADTIGCLLTTTPHKQDPIQLMIDVGTNGEIVLGNKERLIGASCAAGPALEGASIKYGMRAAPGAIQYIEINKELEPKLDIIGNKPPKGICGSGIIDAVAELVSTGVINRDGTFNKNVDTDRLRPNESGMEYVLAYKSEYNSDHDVTITNQDIREVQLAKGAICAGAHVLMDELGIKKPDEIMLAGAFGNYIDKISALTIGLFPEVDIDDIKMAGNAAGVGARLALIDQEKRQEARELPNLIKYYRLATHKDFEMEFARGQYFPHMDMTKYPNYEKIQELRTCR; this is translated from the coding sequence TTGAAAATAAAATTTGAACCCGATGGAAAAACCATCAAAATAGAAGAAGGGAAAACAATACTAGACGCAGCAGATAAAGCAGGCATAGATATAAAATCAGATTGCGGTGGAAAAGGAACCTGCGGAAAATGCATAATAAAAATCGAAGAAGGTATGGACTCCCTATCACCCCTAATTTCCGAAGAAAAAGAAGACCTCTGCACAGAAGAAATAGAAGAAGGCTATAGATATGCCTGCGCCGCAAAAATCAAAAACACAAAGACAGAGATAAAAGCCTCAATACCAAGCAAAAGCCGTAGAGACAAACAAGTAATACTTGAAGAAGGCCTTGAAGTCGATGTAGAACTAAACCCAACAATCACCAAATACCAAGTTAAACCAGACAAACCCTCACTAGAAGACGATCTATCCGACTTCGAGAGACTGAAGAAAATAATTAAAAAAGAATACAACATCGAAACAAACCATATCTCAATAAACACACTGAGAAAACTCCCCAAAAAACTAAGAAACGACCTAGGTAGATTCAAAACAAAATTCACAATAACCCTAAACAAAGACAAAATCATCAAAATAGAAGACGGACACCAAGAAGAATATTATGGAGTTGCATTCGACATAGGAACCACAACAGTAGTAGCCTACCTAATAGATATGATGACAGGGGATATCATAGACACTGCATCTGAAATGAACCCCCAAATAAAATACGGCGAAGATGTTATGACCCGAGTTACAATCACATTCAACGAAAAAAATGGTATGCAGAAAATGCAAGAAGCCATAATCGATGGAGTAAACAGATTAATATCAAAACTCTGCAAAGACAACAACATAAAACAAGAAGAAATACTTGAAATAACAGTAGTTGGAAACACAGGCATGCATCATATATTCGCCGGAATCCACTCCGAATTCATATCAAAATCACCTTATGTACAAGGCCTTAGAGACTCAGTAAACCTAACTCCAAATGAAACAGGCGTCAATATATACGAAGATGGAAACATACACGTAATGCCAACCGTAAGTGGATGGATGGGCGCAGATACAATAGGTTGTCTACTAACCACTACACCACACAAACAAGATCCAATACAACTGATGATAGACGTTGGAACAAACGGAGAAATAGTCCTTGGAAACAAAGAAAGATTAATCGGTGCCTCTTGTGCAGCTGGACCAGCATTAGAAGGAGCCTCCATAAAATATGGAATGAGAGCCGCCCCCGGAGCAATACAATATATAGAGATAAATAAAGAATTAGAGCCAAAACTAGATATTATCGGTAACAAACCACCAAAAGGAATCTGTGGCTCTGGAATAATCGATGCAGTAGCCGAACTGGTTAGCACCGGTGTAATAAACAGAGATGGTACATTCAACAAAAACGTAGACACAGACCGTTTACGTCCAAACGAATCAGGAATGGAATATGTCTTAGCGTATAAATCTGAATACAACTCAGACCACGACGTAACAATCACAAACCAAGATATAAGAGAAGTACAACTCGCCAAAGGAGCAATATGTGCAGGAGCCCACGTACTAATGGACGAACTTGGAATCAAAAAACCAGATGAAATAATGTTAGCCGGAGCTTTTGGAAACTACATAGACAAAATCTCAGCACTAACAATAGGACTTTTCCCAGAAGTAGACATAGACGACATAAAGATGGCTGGAAACGCAGCAGGAGTTGGAGCAAGACTAGCATTAATAGACCAAGAAAAAAGACAAGAAGCAAGAGAACTACCAAACCTAATAAAATACTATAGATTAGCAACCCACAAAGATTTTGAAATGGAGTTCGCACGAGGCCAATACTTCCCACACATGGATATGACAAAATACCCAAACTACGAAAAAATCCAAGAACTAAGAACCTGCCGATAA